The following proteins are encoded in a genomic region of Cellulomonas sp. ES6:
- a CDS encoding Lsr2 family protein has protein sequence MARRTQVALVDDLDGSPATSSHVLALDGHVVELDLSPANATRLAAAVAPFLEAGRTTRRPRAAAPLREASVIRTWAARQGMAVTATGRIPHEVLRAYVEAQTRTGGTGGTGGTDDAGGTSPAPDPGTDGPGG, from the coding sequence GTGGCACGACGCACGCAGGTCGCGCTCGTCGACGACCTGGACGGGTCCCCGGCGACGTCGAGCCACGTGCTGGCGCTCGACGGGCACGTCGTCGAGCTCGACCTGTCCCCCGCGAACGCCACCCGGCTCGCCGCGGCCGTGGCGCCGTTCCTCGAGGCAGGACGGACCACCCGTCGGCCCCGCGCGGCGGCGCCGCTGCGGGAGGCGTCCGTGATCCGCACGTGGGCGGCGCGTCAGGGCATGGCCGTCACGGCCACGGGGCGCATCCCGCACGAGGTGCTGCGGGCGTACGTCGAGGCGCAGACCCGCACGGGCGGCACGGGCGGCACCGGCGGCACGGACGACGCGGGCGGCACGAGCCCCGCCCCCGACCCCGGCACCGACGGCCCCGGCGGCTGA